Part of the Patescibacteria group bacterium genome is shown below.
AGGGAAGGTTATATTACAGATTATGTCACAGAAAATGGTTCTGTCTTTGAAAAATTAAGAATAATTTTGAAATATACTGAAGGGAATAAACCGGCAGTTAAAGAGATAGCGCGGGTGAGTAAGCCGGGCCGCCGCATTTATCAAAACTACAAAGATTTAAAAGCAGTAAAAGGGGGCTTGGGAATCGCGATTGTTTCCACATCGCAGGGTTTAATGACGAGTCGGGAGGCGAGGAAGAAAAGGCTGGGCGGGGAAGTGATCTGCGAAATATTTTGAAAAGGTAGGGCGAAAAGCGTAAAACAACAATATTTAGGTTTTGCACTTTGCGCTTTACACTTTTAGCTTTATTTTTATGTCTCGCGTGGGTAAAAAATTTATTCTTGTTCCGGAAGGAGTGGAGGTGAATGTTCAAGATAACCATCTGAATATTAAAGGGCCTAGAGGATTTTTAGAGTTAGATTATGATTCTCGCTTGAAAGTGGAGAAGCAAGAGAATATGATTTCTGTTTTACGGCGCAATCCCAAGGATAGAGCAAGGCAAACCAAGGCTCTTTGGGGATTGACGCGTAATTTGATTAATAATATTATTCTGGGTGTTTCAGAGGGTTTTAAGAAGAAACTGGAAATTCAGGGAGTGGGTTATCGGGCGAATGTTCAGGACAAGAAGTTAGTTTTAGATTTAGGTTTTTCCCATGCCGCGGAATACCCCATACCCGACGGCATTGAAATCAAGGTAGAGAAGAATATTGTTTCTGTGTCTGGCATTGATAAACAAGAGGTAGGACAGGTTGCGGCGGAAATTAGGTTTTTGCGCCCGCCTGAGCCTTATAAAGGGAAAGGCATTCGTTATATGGATGAATATGTGCGCCGTAAGGTTGGCAAGAAAGCGACTACAGAGGGCAGCAAATAAACCCCAAAAAGCTAATGCTTTTTGGGGGATCCCGCTGCCTTCTGGAATAATTGGATTATTTAAAAATTTATTTTAAGCGCACGCTATGCGGATTAAAGAAAAAAGAGAAAAATTATATCGGCGCCGGATGCGCGTTCGGGCAAAAGTTAAAGGGACGAGCAAAGTGCCCCGTCTTTCGGTTTATCGCAGTCTGAAGCATATTTACGCTCAAATTATTAATGATGAGAAGGGAATAACCTTAATAAGCGCGAGTGATCGGGAGGCGAACGTGGACGTCAAGATAGAAAAGAAGAGCAAAGCGAAGGAACAGACAGAGAACAATCAATTTTCAAAAGGATTGATATTGGCTTTTGCCGTTGGCAAGCTTGTTGCTGAAAAGACTTTAAAGAAAAAAATTAAAAGAGTAGTCTTTGATCGTGGCGGGAGAGTTTATCATGGACAAATTAAGGCTGTAGCCGAAGGAGCGCGCGCCGGAGGTTTAAAATTTTAAATAGATATGGCAAAAAGTTTCAACAAAAGAACATCTCAAAGAATCCCAAAAGAGTATGAACAAAAACTCGTTGATTTAGCGCGGGTTACCAGGGTTGTAGCCGGGGGAAGACGTTTTAGATTTCGCGCCACGGTAGTGATTGGCAATAAGAAGGGGACAGTAGGAATGGGCGTAGCTAAAGGGGCGGATGTCTCAACAGCCGTGGAGAAAGCGGTTAAGCGGGCGCAAAAGAATTTAATCAATATTCCATTTTCCGGGAGCACCATTCCTCATGAGATAGAGGTGAAATATAAGGGAGCGCGGGTTCTGTTAAAACCGGCTCGGGAAGGAACAGGGGTTATTGCTGGCGGTTCTATCCGGGCTGTAGTAGAGTTGGCAGGAATAAGGGATATCTTAAGCAAGATGTTAGGCAGTCAGAATAAAATCAGCAACGTACGGGCAACACTGCAAGCTTTACAGAATTTGGAGACAGCGGACGATATTTTAAAAAGAAGAGGGAAGGAAAGAAGTCCTCAAAATGGAGCCCTTCTCCAGCCCCTCGCGAAGGGCTGGATTCGCGAAGCCAGCCTCTCCAATCCGAAGAAAGACTCCAAAAAGGCAAAAGAATAATTAAGAAGCGCGTATTGGCGCCTCATTTATCCAGGATGTAATTAAAAGTTATTTTTTTGGTTATGCAGAAGAAAGTTCTAATTATTGTTTCTCCGCGCGATTTTAGAGATGAAGAGTATTTTATCCCGAAGGGTCTTTTTGAAAAGGCAGCCTTGACCGTAGATACAGCAAGCACGGCTTTAGGTATTGCTTACGGGGTGATGGGGGGCGAGGCGGAAGTGAATCTCCTTTTGGAAAAAGTGGAAGTCAAGGATTATGCCGCGGTTGTGTTTATCGGCGGTCCGGGAGCGAGCAGCTATTTCGATCACCCTGAAGTTCATCGAATCGCCCAAGAAGCGGCAAAGATGAAGATGGTTTTAGCCGCAATTTGTATCGCGCCGGTGATTCTGGCGAGGAGCGGAGTGCTGGCGGGAAGGCGCGCTACTGTCTGGACTTCAGCATTAGACAAAAGCGCGGTGCGGGATTTAGAGCGGGGAGAGGCTACTTATTCGGCTGAAGAACTGGTGGCAGATGATAATATCTTTACTGCTCAAGGTCCGGCTGCAGCTTCCGAGTTTGCCGCGGCGATAATCCGTAAATTACAATCTTCTAATTTATAATTTTTAAGTTTTATGCCTTTAAATTTGCATAGTTTAAAATCTACTCCTCATAGTAAGAAAAAGCGCGTAGGTCGCGGCAATGCCTCGGGACACGGCACCTATAGCACGCGGGGAATGAAGGGGCAGCGGGCGCGTTCAGGGGGAAGGCCGCGTCCCGCTTTTGGTTCACATCTCGCTCACCATTTGCCTAAAATGATAGGATTTAAATCTCAAGTCCCTAAGATGAATATTGTGAATCTTCAAGACATCAATCGTTTTTTCCAAGACGGAGCGTTGGTTAATCCTCGCACATTGCTGAAAGCCAAATTAGTTGATAATATTAAAAGAGGAGTGAAAATTTTAGGACAAGGGGAACTAAAATTGAAGAATCTTAAAGTAGAGGGGTGTCATTTCTCCGCATCGGCGAAAATACAGATTGAGAAAAAGGGAGGGAAAATAAAAAACAAAATTTCTAATTAACCTATAACAAAATTATTCTAATTAACCTAATTATTCTAATTATTCTAAATAAATCTCCAATGACCAATGTCTAAAAATTAATTTTAGTCATTGGAATTTAGTCATTGGTCATTTCTTAGGTTAATTAGGTCAATTAGAATAATTAGAATAATTTTTACTCTGGGTCAATTAGAGCAGTCAGATATTTTTCTTTATTTT
Proteins encoded:
- the rpsH gene encoding 30S ribosomal protein S8, giving the protein MTDPIADLFTKIRNALAASRKEVILVSSKMKLAIAEILKREGYITDYVTENGSVFEKLRIILKYTEGNKPAVKEIARVSKPGRRIYQNYKDLKAVKGGLGIAIVSTSQGLMTSREARKKRLGGEVICEIF
- the rplF gene encoding 50S ribosomal protein L6; translated protein: MSRVGKKFILVPEGVEVNVQDNHLNIKGPRGFLELDYDSRLKVEKQENMISVLRRNPKDRARQTKALWGLTRNLINNIILGVSEGFKKKLEIQGVGYRANVQDKKLVLDLGFSHAAEYPIPDGIEIKVEKNIVSVSGIDKQEVGQVAAEIRFLRPPEPYKGKGIRYMDEYVRRKVGKKATTEGSK
- the rplR gene encoding 50S ribosomal protein L18; translated protein: MRIKEKREKLYRRRMRVRAKVKGTSKVPRLSVYRSLKHIYAQIINDEKGITLISASDREANVDVKIEKKSKAKEQTENNQFSKGLILAFAVGKLVAEKTLKKKIKRVVFDRGGRVYHGQIKAVAEGARAGGLKF
- a CDS encoding DJ-1/PfpI family protein translates to MQKKVLIIVSPRDFRDEEYFIPKGLFEKAALTVDTASTALGIAYGVMGGEAEVNLLLEKVEVKDYAAVVFIGGPGASSYFDHPEVHRIAQEAAKMKMVLAAICIAPVILARSGVLAGRRATVWTSALDKSAVRDLERGEATYSAEELVADDNIFTAQGPAAASEFAAAIIRKLQSSNL
- the rplO gene encoding 50S ribosomal protein L15 codes for the protein MPLNLHSLKSTPHSKKKRVGRGNASGHGTYSTRGMKGQRARSGGRPRPAFGSHLAHHLPKMIGFKSQVPKMNIVNLQDINRFFQDGALVNPRTLLKAKLVDNIKRGVKILGQGELKLKNLKVEGCHFSASAKIQIEKKGGKIKNKISN